A window from Streptomyces subrutilus encodes these proteins:
- a CDS encoding aminotransferase class V-fold PLP-dependent enzyme, with protein MSASLNAATASATAPAETSAVPAPVAPAADPACAEPLAVLGRDVTVPLVTGGEVTYAALDYAASAPALQRVWDDVAAYAPYYGSVHRGAGYLSQLSTDLFEQSRVTVAEFLDCRPADQVVFTRSTTDSLNLLAAVLPAGCQVFVFETEHHASLLPWVDAEVTYLNAPRTPAEAVATLERALADRQPHGPALVCVTGASNVTGELWPVKELAAAAHAHGARIVLDAAQLAPHHPVSVQELDVDWVAFSGHKLYAPFGSGVLAGRADWLQEAEPYLAGGGASRKVARREDGGVDVEWHTTAARHEAGSPNVIGVYSIASACKALTEAGFESLVAREHHLIAKVRAGLAEVPAVRVLSLFGDDAPRVGVISFVVDGWNSSHFAAALSAEYGIGVRDGLFCAHPLVRTLLGSEPQEPGECGAPEAAPGERSLNAIRVSFGAGTPDEHVERFVRAVKELVADGAQWQYRTEAGRCVPAV; from the coding sequence ATGTCCGCATCCCTGAACGCCGCCACCGCCTCCGCCACCGCTCCGGCCGAGACCTCCGCCGTGCCCGCTCCCGTCGCCCCCGCCGCGGACCCCGCCTGTGCCGAGCCGCTGGCCGTCCTCGGCCGGGACGTCACCGTCCCGCTCGTCACCGGCGGCGAGGTCACCTACGCGGCCCTCGACTACGCGGCCAGCGCGCCCGCCCTCCAGCGGGTCTGGGACGACGTGGCCGCCTACGCCCCCTACTACGGCAGCGTGCACCGCGGCGCCGGCTACCTCTCGCAGCTCTCCACCGACCTGTTCGAGCAGAGCCGGGTCACGGTCGCCGAGTTCCTCGACTGCCGCCCCGCCGACCAGGTCGTCTTCACCCGGTCCACCACCGACTCGCTCAACCTGCTCGCCGCCGTCCTGCCGGCCGGCTGCCAGGTCTTCGTCTTCGAGACCGAGCACCACGCCTCCCTGCTGCCCTGGGTGGACGCCGAGGTCACCTACCTCAACGCCCCGCGCACCCCGGCCGAGGCCGTCGCCACGCTGGAGCGGGCGCTGGCCGACCGCCAGCCCCACGGCCCGGCCCTGGTCTGCGTCACCGGCGCCTCCAACGTCACCGGCGAGCTGTGGCCGGTCAAGGAGCTCGCCGCCGCCGCGCACGCCCACGGTGCGCGGATCGTGCTGGACGCCGCCCAGCTGGCCCCGCACCACCCCGTCTCGGTGCAGGAGCTCGACGTGGACTGGGTGGCCTTCTCCGGCCACAAGCTCTACGCCCCCTTCGGCTCGGGCGTCCTGGCCGGGCGGGCCGACTGGCTCCAGGAGGCCGAGCCGTACCTGGCGGGCGGGGGCGCCTCCCGCAAGGTGGCCCGGCGCGAGGACGGCGGCGTGGACGTGGAGTGGCACACCACCGCCGCCCGCCACGAGGCCGGCTCCCCGAACGTGATCGGCGTCTACTCCATCGCCTCCGCCTGCAAGGCCCTGACGGAGGCCGGGTTCGAGAGCCTGGTCGCCCGTGAGCACCACCTCATCGCCAAGGTCCGCGCGGGCCTGGCCGAGGTCCCGGCGGTCCGCGTGCTGTCCCTCTTCGGGGACGACGCGCCGCGCGTCGGCGTCATCTCGTTCGTGGTGGACGGCTGGAACAGCTCGCACTTCGCCGCCGCCCTCTCCGCCGAGTACGGGATCGGCGTCCGCGACGGGCTGTTCTGCGCCCACCCGCTGGTGCGCACCCTGCTCGGCAGCGAGCCGCAGGAGCCGGGTGAGTGCGGGGCGCCGGAGGCGGCGCCGGGCGAGCGCTCGCTGAACGCCATCCGGGTGAGCTTCGGCGCGGGCACCCCCGACGAGCACGTGGAGCGGTTCGTCCGCGCGGTGAAGGAGCTCGTCGCGGACGGCGCGCAGTGGCAGTACCGCACGGAGGCGGGCCGCTGCGTCCCGGCCGTCTGA
- a CDS encoding Lrp/AsnC family transcriptional regulator produces MITAIVLIKTSVDRIPEIAESIAALDSVSEVYSVTGTYDLIALVRVARHENLADIIPGRISKIPGVEATDTHVAFRTYSQHDLEAAFAIGLDA; encoded by the coding sequence GTGATCACCGCGATCGTGCTCATCAAGACCAGCGTGGACCGCATCCCCGAGATCGCCGAGTCCATCGCCGCGCTGGACAGCGTCAGCGAGGTCTACTCGGTCACCGGCACGTACGACCTCATCGCGCTGGTCCGCGTGGCCCGGCACGAGAACCTGGCGGACATCATCCCGGGCCGCATCAGCAAGATCCCCGGCGTCGAGGCCACGGACACGCACGTCGCGTTCCGCACGTACTCCCAGCACGACCTGGAAGCGGCCTTCGCCATCGGCCTGGACGCCTGA
- a CDS encoding rhomboid family intramembrane serine protease, whose protein sequence is MLCHMIVRWRAVREAARGPVVTHALIAGCGVVFVLSPASGLNPVYGTGDRLLAAGTAYFERWGVVPDELFTGSARAWLTPLTALFVHGSWLHLLGNMLFLYVFGALAEERMGRGPFLVFYLCTGYAALAAYAAANHDSAQTLVGASGAISAVLGAFLYLLPRARVTSLFPFLFFLPLRFPAWMVLLFWFALQWVAAQRAESGPGVAYLAHLVGFSLGFLYAWVRYRGATRVRRPATATEGDSQP, encoded by the coding sequence ATGCTCTGTCACATGATCGTAAGGTGGCGGGCCGTACGCGAGGCTGCCCGGGGACCGGTGGTCACCCACGCGCTGATCGCGGGCTGCGGTGTGGTGTTCGTGCTGAGCCCGGCATCCGGGCTGAACCCGGTCTACGGAACCGGCGACCGGCTGCTGGCGGCCGGCACGGCCTACTTCGAACGCTGGGGCGTGGTCCCGGACGAGCTCTTCACGGGCAGCGCCCGGGCCTGGCTGACGCCGCTCACCGCGCTCTTCGTCCACGGCAGCTGGCTGCACCTGCTGGGGAACATGCTCTTCCTGTACGTCTTCGGGGCGCTGGCGGAGGAGCGGATGGGCCGGGGGCCGTTCCTCGTCTTCTACCTGTGCACCGGGTACGCGGCCCTGGCGGCCTACGCGGCCGCCAACCACGACTCCGCCCAGACCCTGGTCGGCGCCTCCGGAGCCATCTCGGCGGTCCTGGGCGCGTTCCTCTACCTGCTCCCCCGGGCCCGGGTGACGAGCCTGTTCCCGTTCCTCTTCTTCCTGCCGCTGCGCTTCCCGGCGTGGATGGTGCTGCTCTTCTGGTTCGCCCTGCAGTGGGTGGCCGCGCAGCGCGCGGAGAGCGGCCCCGGGGTGGCCTACCTGGCGCACCTGGTGGGCTTCTCGCTCGGCTTCCTCTACGCGTGGGTGCGCTACCGGGGTGCGACTAGAGTGAGGCGACCAGCGACGGCCACCGAGGGAGACAGCCAGCCGTGA
- a CDS encoding NYN domain-containing protein, with translation MVEPASGAEPADAAGGAAEVLDRPLPEGVRRRVVALVSDAFGGLTVADLPAQLRQYARFTPTRRAKFAGNAMAAAVESDPVFRGRVAERLREAQGDLAGALESGAPPAAADPLDVAAAAYVLRPAGWVKLVAAAGEEAQRADAERADEETRRELERLREELAQLREAQRSGGDQTRAELDAVRKEAEALHRKLRSALSDVKRGEAALRKVNAEVDGARAEAAARVAAAESESRRLKSRLAEVETALETSRRATREGRSIEDMRLRLLLDTVLDAAAGLRRELALPPLSTRPAETVEAVEPGRMTPKDIAARALSETDPALLDQLLALPQAHLVIDGYNVTKTGYPTMPLEKQRLRLLGGLSMLAAQTGAEMTCVFDGAELAAPVLLAPPRGVRVLFSKAGVTADELIRQLVRAEPPGRPVVVVSTDREVADGVAKAGARPVASALLLKRLSRVS, from the coding sequence ATTGTGGAGCCAGCAAGCGGCGCTGAACCGGCCGACGCGGCCGGCGGCGCCGCCGAGGTGCTCGACCGCCCGCTGCCGGAAGGCGTGCGGCGCCGGGTCGTCGCGCTCGTCTCGGACGCCTTCGGCGGACTGACGGTCGCGGACCTCCCGGCGCAGCTGCGCCAGTACGCCCGGTTCACCCCGACCCGGCGGGCCAAGTTCGCGGGCAACGCGATGGCCGCGGCGGTCGAGTCCGACCCCGTGTTCCGCGGCCGGGTGGCCGAGCGGCTGCGCGAGGCGCAGGGCGACCTGGCCGGCGCCCTGGAGTCGGGCGCGCCGCCCGCCGCCGCGGACCCGCTGGACGTGGCGGCCGCGGCCTACGTGCTGCGGCCGGCCGGGTGGGTCAAGCTGGTGGCCGCCGCGGGCGAGGAGGCGCAGCGCGCCGACGCCGAGCGGGCGGACGAGGAGACCCGGCGGGAGCTGGAGCGGCTGCGCGAGGAGCTGGCCCAGCTGCGGGAGGCGCAGCGCAGCGGCGGTGACCAGACGCGGGCGGAGCTGGACGCGGTCCGCAAGGAGGCCGAGGCGCTGCACCGCAAGCTGCGCAGCGCGCTGAGCGACGTCAAGCGCGGCGAGGCGGCCCTGCGCAAGGTGAACGCGGAGGTCGACGGGGCGCGCGCGGAGGCGGCGGCCCGGGTGGCCGCCGCCGAGAGCGAGTCGCGGCGGCTCAAGTCGCGGCTGGCGGAGGTGGAGACGGCGCTGGAGACCTCGCGCCGGGCCACGCGCGAGGGGCGCAGCATCGAGGACATGCGGCTGCGGCTGCTGCTGGACACGGTGCTGGACGCGGCGGCGGGGCTGCGCCGCGAGCTGGCGCTGCCGCCCCTCTCCACGCGGCCGGCGGAGACCGTGGAGGCGGTCGAGCCGGGCCGGATGACGCCCAAGGACATCGCGGCGCGCGCGCTGTCGGAGACCGATCCGGCGCTGCTGGACCAGTTGTTGGCGCTGCCCCAGGCCCATCTGGTCATCGACGGCTACAACGTGACGAAGACGGGCTACCCGACGATGCCGCTGGAGAAGCAGCGGCTGCGGCTGCTGGGCGGGCTGTCCATGCTGGCCGCGCAGACCGGCGCGGAGATGACCTGCGTGTTCGACGGGGCGGAGCTCGCGGCCCCGGTGCTGCTCGCGCCGCCGCGCGGGGTGCGGGTGCTGTTCTCCAAGGCCGGGGTGACGGCGGACGAGCTGATCCGCCAGCTGGTGCGGGCGGAGCCGCCGGGCCGGCCGGTGGTCGTGGTCTCCACGGACCGGGAGGTCGCCGACGGGGTGGCCAAGGCCGGGGCGCGGCCCGTTGCGTCCGCCTTGTTGCTGAAGCGGCTTTCGCGCGTTTCGTAA
- a CDS encoding C40 family peptidase, which translates to MASHRRPKQPTRARVTVLTATAAAAVALSSQGASAAPAKPGKDEVKTQVDALYEEAEQATEKFNAAKERQEKLEKEIGQLQDQVARGQGDLNELRSTLGSMASAQYRNGGIDPSLALLLSEDPDSYLDKASSLDHLSGKQVEAVQKIQAKQRSLAQQRQEAAGKLADLDATRKELGEKKKASTDKLNEAQALLNTLTAQERAQIKDEDARASRSEGERAELGPPVKASGRAGAALAAAKTKLGGAYVSGATGPSAFDCSGLTQWAYKQANVSISRVTYTQANDGTRISRSQLQPGDLVFFYGDLHHVGLYAGNNMTLHASNPRGGIKYESMDNMPFQFGVRIG; encoded by the coding sequence GTGGCGTCCCACCGTCGACCCAAGCAGCCGACCCGCGCTCGCGTCACCGTCCTGACCGCCACCGCGGCCGCCGCCGTCGCGCTCTCCTCCCAGGGTGCCTCCGCCGCTCCGGCCAAGCCGGGCAAGGACGAGGTCAAGACCCAGGTCGACGCCCTCTACGAAGAGGCGGAGCAGGCCACCGAGAAGTTCAACGCGGCCAAGGAGCGCCAGGAGAAGCTGGAGAAGGAGATAGGCCAGCTCCAGGACCAGGTCGCGCGCGGCCAGGGCGACCTCAACGAGCTGCGCAGCACGCTGGGTTCGATGGCCAGCGCCCAGTACCGCAACGGCGGCATCGACCCGTCCCTCGCGCTGCTGCTCTCCGAGGACCCCGACAGCTACCTCGACAAGGCATCCTCCCTCGACCACCTGAGCGGCAAGCAGGTCGAGGCCGTCCAGAAGATCCAGGCCAAGCAGCGCAGCCTCGCCCAGCAGCGCCAGGAGGCCGCCGGCAAGCTCGCCGACCTCGACGCGACCCGCAAGGAGCTCGGCGAGAAGAAGAAGGCCTCGACGGACAAGCTCAACGAGGCGCAGGCCCTCCTCAACACGCTGACCGCGCAGGAGCGCGCGCAGATCAAGGACGAGGACGCCCGGGCCAGCCGCAGCGAGGGCGAGCGCGCCGAACTCGGCCCGCCGGTCAAGGCCTCGGGCCGGGCCGGAGCCGCCCTCGCCGCCGCGAAGACCAAGCTGGGCGGCGCCTACGTCTCCGGTGCCACGGGCCCCAGCGCCTTCGACTGCTCGGGGCTGACCCAGTGGGCCTACAAGCAGGCCAACGTCAGCATCAGCCGGGTCACCTACACCCAGGCCAACGACGGCACCCGGATCAGCCGCAGCCAGCTCCAGCCCGGTGACCTGGTCTTCTTCTACGGCGATCTGCACCACGTCGGCCTGTACGCGGGCAACAACATGACGCTGCACGCCTCCAACCCGCGCGGCGGCATCAAGTACGAGTCGATGGACAACATGCCGTTCCAGTTCGGCGTCCGCATCGGCTGA
- a CDS encoding C40 family peptidase — MASHRRPGPTGLDRNTKVTVLTAAAATAAVAMAGAPASAAPGFPQEPPAGSRAQVDRLFEEAEQATERFNEAGEKAERLRAEVNRAQDLIARGQDRINTMRGLLGTFAGAQYRSGGIDPAVGLMLSEDPDDYLERAAVLDRLTGRQARQLGDLREEQRRLGQERREASRKLGELESLRAEVARQKRSVTAKLADARRLLNAMPSQERADFERASRSGGRPDALPDPSSAGPASGRAMTAVMAARAAVGRPYVWGSTGPSGFDCSGLMVWSYRQAGVSLPRTSQAQRYAGRQVPLSQARPGDLVTYRSDASHVGMYVGNGQVVHAPYPGARVRYDPVGMMPVSSVTRP; from the coding sequence GTGGCGTCCCATCGCCGGCCCGGCCCCACCGGCCTGGACCGGAACACGAAGGTCACCGTCCTCACCGCCGCCGCGGCGACGGCCGCGGTCGCCATGGCCGGAGCGCCCGCGAGCGCCGCGCCCGGGTTCCCGCAGGAGCCCCCGGCCGGCAGCCGCGCCCAGGTGGACCGGCTCTTCGAGGAGGCCGAGCAGGCCACCGAACGCTTCAACGAGGCAGGCGAGAAGGCCGAACGGCTCCGCGCCGAGGTCAACCGGGCCCAGGACCTCATCGCCCGCGGCCAGGACCGCATCAACACCATGCGGGGCCTCCTGGGCACCTTCGCCGGGGCCCAGTACCGCAGCGGCGGCATCGACCCCGCCGTCGGACTGATGCTCTCCGAGGACCCCGACGACTACCTGGAGCGCGCCGCCGTGCTGGACCGGCTGACCGGCCGCCAGGCCCGCCAGCTCGGCGACCTGCGCGAGGAGCAGCGCCGGCTCGGCCAGGAGCGCCGGGAGGCCTCGCGCAAGCTCGGCGAGCTGGAGTCCCTGCGGGCCGAGGTGGCCCGGCAGAAGCGCTCCGTCACCGCGAAGCTCGCCGACGCGCGCCGGCTGCTGAACGCCATGCCCTCCCAGGAGCGGGCCGACTTCGAACGGGCCTCGCGCTCCGGCGGCCGCCCCGACGCCCTGCCCGACCCCTCCTCCGCCGGGCCCGCCTCGGGCCGGGCCATGACCGCGGTGATGGCGGCCCGGGCGGCGGTCGGGCGCCCGTACGTGTGGGGCTCGACCGGCCCCTCCGGCTTCGACTGCTCGGGGCTGATGGTGTGGTCGTACCGGCAGGCGGGCGTCTCCCTGCCGCGCACCTCCCAGGCCCAGCGGTACGCGGGCCGGCAGGTGCCGCTGTCGCAGGCCCGGCCGGGGGACCTGGTGACGTACCGCTCCGACGCCAGCCACGTCGGCATGTACGTGGGCAACGGGCAGGTGGTGCACGCCCCCTACCCCGGGGCCCGGGTGCGCTACGACCCGGTCGGGATGATGCCGGTGTCCTCGGTGACCCGGCCCTGA
- a CDS encoding glycosyltransferase family 4 protein: MHKTLIVTNDFPPRPGGIQAFLHNMALRLDPDRIVVYASTWKHGAEGREATAAFDAEQPFRVVRDRTTMLLPTPRVTRTAVGLLREHGCESVWFGAAAPLGLMGPALRRAGARRLVATTHGHEAGWAQLPAARQLLRRIGEGTDTLTYLGEYTRSRIASAVTDRAAARMVQLPPGVDEKTFHPGSGGAEVRARLGLTDRPVVVCVSRLVPRKGQDTLIEAMPRILAAVPDAVLLIVGGGPYEADLRALARSTGVADSVVLTGAVPWSELPAHYGAGDVFAMPCRTRRGGLDVEGLGIVYLEASATGLPVVAGDSGGAPDAVLDGETGWVVRGGSAEEAAERITALLLDPELRGRMGAAGRAWVEEKWRWDLLAERLRALL, from the coding sequence ATGCACAAGACGCTGATCGTGACCAACGACTTCCCGCCGCGCCCGGGCGGCATCCAGGCCTTCCTGCACAACATGGCGCTGCGCCTGGACCCCGACCGGATCGTCGTCTACGCCTCCACCTGGAAGCACGGCGCGGAGGGCCGCGAGGCCACCGCGGCCTTCGACGCCGAGCAGCCCTTCCGGGTCGTCCGCGACCGGACGACGATGCTGCTGCCGACCCCGCGCGTGACGCGCACGGCGGTGGGGCTGCTGCGCGAACACGGCTGCGAGTCCGTCTGGTTCGGGGCGGCTGCGCCGCTCGGGCTGATGGGGCCGGCCCTGCGGCGGGCCGGGGCCCGGCGGCTGGTGGCGACCACCCACGGGCACGAGGCGGGCTGGGCCCAGCTGCCGGCGGCGCGGCAGCTGCTGCGGCGGATCGGCGAGGGCACGGACACGCTGACGTACCTGGGCGAGTACACCCGCTCGCGGATCGCGTCGGCGGTGACGGACCGGGCGGCGGCCCGGATGGTGCAACTCCCGCCGGGCGTCGACGAGAAGACCTTCCACCCGGGCTCGGGGGGCGCGGAGGTCCGGGCCCGGCTCGGGCTGACGGACCGGCCGGTGGTGGTGTGCGTGTCCCGGCTGGTGCCGCGCAAGGGCCAGGACACCCTGATCGAGGCCATGCCGCGGATCCTGGCGGCGGTGCCGGACGCGGTGCTGCTGATCGTGGGCGGCGGACCGTACGAGGCGGACCTGCGGGCCCTGGCCCGGTCCACCGGCGTCGCGGACTCGGTGGTCCTCACCGGTGCGGTCCCGTGGTCCGAGCTGCCCGCCCACTACGGCGCGGGCGACGTCTTCGCGATGCCGTGCCGGACCCGGCGCGGCGGGCTCGACGTGGAGGGGCTCGGCATCGTCTACCTGGAGGCCTCGGCCACGGGCCTGCCCGTGGTCGCGGGGGACTCCGGCGGGGCGCCCGACGCGGTCCTGGACGGCGAGACGGGCTGGGTCGTCCGGGGCGGCTCCGCCGAGGAGGCGGCGGAGCGGATCACCGCCCTCCTGCTGGACCCGGAGCTGCGCGGCCGCATGGGCGCCGCGGGCCGCGCCTGGGTCGAGGAGAAGTGGCGCTGGGACCTGCTGGCGGAGCGGCTGCGCGCACTGCTCTGA
- a CDS encoding GMC oxidoreductase → MTPHLTRRHVLGLGALQTAAALGFTRIGPAAAAEVEPAAAHYAPAIVVGSGYGAAVAALRLGRAGVRTVVLEMGRLWETPGSDGKVFPSTSAPDQRSMWFRTRTEAPLAQFLWLDVVNRDISPYPGVLDRVNYGDMSVYVGRGVGGGSLVNGGMAPTPRRAYFSEMLPRVDADEMYGTYYPLARAMLGVNDIDPAWFESTEWYRFARTSRKHAQNTGLKTVFVPNVYDFAHMKAEAAGTAPRSALAGEVIYGNNHGKKSVDKTYLAAALGTGNVTIETLQRVVAVRPDPAGGYVLTVRSIDLAGRVTGTRELGCAQLFLGAGSLGTTEILLRARETGALPLLSEKVGLGWGHNGNVMTARANHLWDTVGADQSTMPALGIDDWDNAANPVFAEIAPLPMGFEHWISMYLAITRNPERGSFTYDAATDSARLNWRRDQNTPSVNAAKNLFDRINRRNVTVYRHDLFGGNRAFADNFTYHPLGGCVLGDATDDFGRAKGHPGLYVVDGSLVPGSLGVNPFVTITALAERNMARILAQDPR, encoded by the coding sequence ATGACACCACATCTGACGCGCCGTCACGTCCTGGGCCTCGGCGCCCTGCAGACCGCCGCCGCGCTCGGCTTCACCCGGATCGGGCCGGCCGCGGCCGCCGAGGTGGAGCCGGCCGCCGCGCACTACGCCCCCGCCATCGTCGTCGGCTCCGGCTACGGGGCCGCCGTGGCCGCCCTGCGGCTCGGGCGGGCCGGCGTGCGCACCGTCGTCCTGGAGATGGGCCGGCTCTGGGAAACCCCGGGATCCGACGGCAAGGTCTTCCCGTCCACCTCCGCGCCCGACCAACGCTCCATGTGGTTCCGCACCCGTACCGAGGCCCCGCTCGCGCAGTTCCTCTGGCTCGACGTCGTCAACCGCGACATCAGCCCCTACCCCGGCGTCCTGGACCGCGTGAACTACGGCGACATGTCCGTGTACGTGGGCCGCGGCGTGGGCGGCGGATCGCTCGTCAACGGCGGAATGGCGCCGACGCCCCGGCGCGCCTACTTCTCCGAGATGCTGCCCCGGGTCGACGCCGACGAGATGTACGGCACCTACTACCCGCTCGCCCGCGCCATGCTCGGCGTCAACGACATCGACCCGGCCTGGTTCGAGTCCACCGAGTGGTACCGCTTCGCCCGGACCTCCCGCAAGCACGCGCAGAACACCGGCCTGAAGACCGTCTTCGTCCCCAACGTCTACGACTTCGCCCACATGAAGGCCGAGGCCGCCGGCACCGCGCCCAGGTCCGCCCTGGCCGGCGAGGTCATCTACGGCAACAACCACGGCAAGAAGAGCGTCGACAAGACCTACCTCGCCGCGGCCCTCGGCACCGGCAACGTCACCATCGAGACCCTCCAGCGGGTCGTCGCCGTCCGCCCGGACCCGGCCGGCGGCTACGTCCTGACCGTCCGCTCCATCGACCTCGCCGGCCGCGTCACCGGTACCCGCGAACTGGGCTGCGCGCAGCTCTTCCTCGGCGCCGGCAGCCTGGGCACCACCGAGATCCTGCTGCGGGCCCGCGAGACCGGGGCGCTGCCCCTGCTCAGCGAGAAGGTCGGGCTGGGCTGGGGCCACAACGGCAACGTGATGACGGCGCGGGCCAACCACCTGTGGGACACGGTCGGGGCCGACCAGTCGACCATGCCCGCCCTGGGCATCGACGACTGGGACAACGCGGCCAACCCGGTCTTCGCCGAGATCGCCCCGCTCCCGATGGGCTTCGAGCACTGGATCTCGATGTACCTGGCCATCACCCGCAACCCGGAGCGCGGCAGCTTCACGTACGACGCGGCCACCGACTCGGCGCGGCTGAACTGGCGGCGCGACCAGAACACGCCCTCCGTCAACGCCGCCAAGAACCTCTTCGACCGCATCAACCGCCGCAACGTCACCGTCTACCGCCACGACCTGTTCGGCGGCAACAGGGCCTTCGCCGACAACTTCACCTACCACCCGCTGGGCGGCTGCGTCCTCGGCGACGCCACCGACGACTTCGGCCGCGCCAAGGGCCACCCCGGGCTGTACGTGGTCGACGGCTCCCTGGTCCCGGGATCGCTGGGCGTCAACCCGTTCGTGACCATCACCGCGCTCGCCGAGCGCAACATGGCCCGGATCCTCGCCCAGGACCCCCGCTAG
- a CDS encoding AMP-dependent synthetase/ligase — protein sequence MREFSLPALYEVPSDGNLTDLIRRNAARHPDTAVMSRKVDGRWQDVTATRFLAEVRAAAKGLVAAGIRPGDRVALISRTRYEWVLIDFAIWTAGGVTVPVYETSSPEQIQWILGDSGAVAAVVESPGHGETVAALRDRLPDLGEVWEIERGALDALKAAGAGISDAEIDGRSALANADDPATIVYTSGTTGRPKGCVLSHRNFFAECGNAVERLSPLFKTGECSVLLFLPAAHVFGRLVEVAAVLAPIRLGCVPDIKNLTDELQSFRPTLILGVPRVFEKVYNSARAKAQADGKGRIFDAAAETAIAYSRALDTPRGPSFALKLKHRLFSKLVYAKLHAVLGGRGEYAISGGAPLGERLGHFFRGIGFTVLEGYGLTESCAATTFNPWDKQKIGTVGQPLPGSVVRIADDGEVLLHGEHVFSGYWKNETATAEALTDGWFHTGDVGTLDEEGYLAITGRKKELIVTAGGKNVAPAVIEDRIRAHALVAECMVVGDARPFVAALVTIDEEFLGRWAAEHGKPAGVTAAELREDADLIAAVQDAVDDGNAAVSKAESVRKFRILPSQFTEESGHITPSLKLKRNVVAKDFADEIEALYRG from the coding sequence TTGCGCGAGTTCAGTCTTCCGGCCCTGTACGAGGTCCCGTCGGACGGGAACCTGACGGATCTCATCCGCCGCAACGCCGCTCGGCATCCCGACACCGCCGTCATGAGCCGCAAGGTCGACGGCCGGTGGCAGGACGTGACCGCGACGCGGTTCCTCGCCGAGGTCCGGGCCGCGGCCAAGGGCCTGGTGGCGGCGGGCATCCGCCCCGGTGACCGGGTCGCCCTGATCTCCCGCACCCGCTACGAGTGGGTGCTCATCGACTTCGCGATCTGGACCGCGGGCGGCGTCACGGTCCCCGTGTACGAGACCAGCTCCCCCGAGCAGATCCAGTGGATCCTCGGCGACTCCGGCGCCGTCGCCGCGGTCGTCGAGAGCCCCGGACACGGCGAGACCGTGGCCGCGCTGCGCGACCGGCTGCCGGACCTGGGCGAGGTCTGGGAGATCGAGCGGGGCGCCCTGGACGCGCTGAAGGCCGCGGGCGCCGGGATCTCGGACGCCGAGATCGACGGGCGCAGCGCCCTGGCGAACGCCGACGACCCGGCGACCATCGTCTACACCTCGGGCACCACCGGCCGCCCCAAGGGCTGCGTGCTGTCCCACCGCAACTTCTTCGCCGAGTGCGGCAACGCGGTCGAGCGGCTGAGCCCGCTGTTCAAGACCGGCGAGTGCTCGGTGCTGCTCTTCCTCCCGGCCGCGCACGTCTTCGGGCGCCTGGTGGAGGTGGCGGCCGTGCTGGCGCCGATCCGGCTGGGCTGCGTACCGGACATCAAGAACCTCACCGACGAGCTGCAGTCCTTCCGCCCCACGCTGATCCTCGGCGTGCCGCGGGTCTTCGAGAAGGTCTACAACTCGGCGCGGGCCAAGGCCCAGGCCGACGGCAAGGGCCGCATCTTCGACGCGGCGGCCGAGACGGCCATCGCGTACAGCCGGGCGCTGGACACCCCGCGCGGACCGTCCTTCGCGCTGAAGCTCAAGCACAGGCTCTTCTCGAAGCTCGTCTACGCCAAGCTGCACGCGGTGCTCGGCGGGCGCGGCGAGTACGCGATCTCCGGCGGCGCCCCGCTGGGCGAGCGGCTCGGCCACTTCTTCCGCGGCATCGGCTTCACGGTGCTGGAGGGCTACGGCCTGACCGAGTCCTGCGCGGCGACCACCTTCAACCCGTGGGACAAGCAGAAGATCGGCACGGTCGGCCAGCCGCTCCCGGGCTCCGTGGTGCGCATCGCGGACGACGGCGAGGTGCTGCTGCACGGCGAGCACGTCTTCTCCGGGTACTGGAAGAACGAGACGGCGACCGCCGAGGCGCTCACCGACGGCTGGTTCCACACCGGTGACGTCGGCACCCTCGACGAGGAGGGCTACCTCGCGATCACCGGCCGCAAGAAGGAGCTGATCGTGACGGCGGGCGGCAAGAACGTCGCCCCCGCCGTGATCGAGGACCGCATCCGGGCGCACGCGCTGGTCGCGGAGTGCATGGTGGTCGGCGACGCGCGGCCGTTCGTGGCCGCGCTGGTCACCATCGACGAGGAGTTCCTCGGCCGGTGGGCGGCGGAGCACGGCAAGCCGGCGGGCGTGACGGCCGCGGAGCTGCGCGAGGACGCGGACCTGATCGCCGCCGTCCAGGACGCGGTGGACGACGGCAACGCGGCGGTCTCCAAGGCGGAATCGGTGCGGAAATTCCGCATTCTGCCCTCCCAGTTCACGGAGGAGTCGGGCCACATCACGCCGTCGCTGAAGCTGAAGCGCAATGTCGTGGCGAAGGACTTCGCGGACGAGATCGAGGCGCTGTACCGGGGCTGA